The region AGGGTAACGTCGTCGTAGTTGGCCTCTATGTAGTGTAACGCCTGCTGAACCATTATGACCGTAGGATCGCTGGCGGATTCCCTCACTGTCCAGGCCTGATCGAAGGCCTCCGGAAGAGCTTTTGTAAGAGCCATGGGAGTCTGTATCGAGATGAGATTAAGCATCTGCCGCCTGCTCCATCCTGTCACCGCTCCGGCATCACATTTCAGCCGAAGCAAGACGTGACATACCTGTCCCAAAAGACCTGTCACCATGAACTTGACCATGTTGAGATCCGAAGGGGACGAGTTGCTTATCAGCACATCCAAGCTTTCCTTGACGGAAGAGAGAAGATCCGGCCTATTGTTCAGAAAAGCCTCCACCGACTGCTGCTGCACGGTCTCCAGATCGAAATCGTAATCCGGCGTAGGAGGGTCGTCCACGCTGTTCTCCACCATGACGGCCCTCCCCATCCCTTCCAGCAAGCTCTCCTCGAGGGCCTCCTCCAACCTGGTAACGGCGGAGGGGATCGATTCCAGTCGGTCTATAAGTCCTCCGTAAGCCACGTTCGCCATCGCGTCGTTTCTAAGTATGACCTCGAGGAAACGGGAAAGCCAACGGTCGACGTCCGACAACGCTTCCTCGAAGGTCACCAAAAAAAAGGACAGAGACCCGTCCCACGGGACCGTCACTACCTCGTCTCCCAGAGCCTTGTCGAAATCGTCCCACAGGAAGAGAGAATCGGTTCCAAGCCCTCTCTCGCTCGCCACGGAGATCACCCCGAAAAGGTGGCATGGTCTGGAAGGGGGCAATCTAAGGCTGGCCATGACGTCCATCATTCCATCGCTTACCTGACCGGAACGAAGCAGATCCTGTATCATCCTAAGGGCCAACGAGCCTCTGTTGTTCTTTATAAAGGTCTTAAGCTGATCTATCTCCAGAGTTCTGAGCCGTCTCTCCCTGACGTCCCGCAAGACCCTGTCGAACTCTTCCTGGAGACGCTCCCCCGTGACGGGTTTTACCAAAAAGGACTTGACCCCCAGCCCCATGGCGTTCTGAGCGTATTGAAACACGTCGTAAGCCGTGATCAACACGACATCCCCGAGGAAACCGTCTTCCCTGAGCTTTTTGAGGGAGCTTAAACCGTCCCCCCCCGGTATGTGTATGTCGAGAAGGACGACGTCGGGATCCCAGGTCCCGCAGAGTTCCTCGAACTCGGGGGCGGTTCCGACCGATTTTATCTCGAGGGGGTCCTTCATCCTCTCCAGAAGAATCGACAGAGCCTTCCGTTCAAGGGGCTCGTCCTCCACCACCAGGACCTTGAAGATATCTCCCGTCATCCCGTCATCTCCTCCCCTCGTCTCAAAGGCATGGTAACCTCGAATCTACTTCCATCGCCGGGACAGGAGGACCAACGGAGACAGCCCTCTTTTCCATAATGAAGATCCAGCCTTTCCATGACGTTAGATACCCCGACTCCGGGAGAGAAATTGGAACAATCGAATCCTACACCGTCGTCGGAAACGGTGACCACAAGAGAACCTTCTTCTATGGAAGCGTCGACGGAAAGGTGGCATCGGTCAGTCGAGGGTTCCACTCCGTGGACTATGGCGTTCTCGACCAAAGGCTGCAATATCATGAAGGGTACCCTCACGTCCCTGGTTCCGGGATCGACGTGGAGGTCGAAATCGAACCTATCGCTGAACCTTATCTTGTTTATAGAGAGGAAATGTTCTACGCACTCCACCTCCCCGGCAAGGGGAACCAACTCCTCTCTGGCCTGTCTTCTCAAGACATACCTCAGATACTGGGAAAACCTGTATGCCAAGGCCTCCGTCTCAGGCGCATTCTCGAACATGGCGAGGCGAACTATAGCGTTGAGGGTATTGAACATGAAGTGGGGGTTCAATTGATGTCTGAGAGCCTTTATCTGACTGATCTTCAGGTTCCTCTCGAGAGACTGCTTGTCGCATTTCTCCCTCATGAGAACCAGATCCTTTACGAGCAATTTCTTCTCCGCCAGACGGCGCTCGCATAGCTCTACGACATGAGACGAGACCAGCTTTATAAGCTCTCCTCCCTGGTCTATGACCTCCCTGGGGACGACCGGGGCCTCCATGAACAGGTCCACCAATTCGTCCCGATTGGACAAATTCTGCCAACCAACTCCGGCAAGCTCCTCCACCTCCTGACGGGTATAGTGTCTAAGCTTTACCTGACCGCAAAGCACCACCCCGGCCAGACGGCCCTCTATTACCACCGGAAGGGCCATATCTATCAATCCCGCATGACAGCGATATATTCTTACCTTTCCCTGCTCCAGCCCAGCTCTTCCACCGGCGGCATCGCTCTCCCAACACAATCTCCGACCTTCCTCGGTGGACCGCATGAGACGGCAAAACCTTGTAAAATTGCTGGGGGTGGTTATCGGAACTCCCAAGGCCGTAGTGAGAACCGCGCCACAGTTCAATATCTGGGCGAATCTATCCAGAATCTCCTGTAGGACCCCTATGTTGACGGTCTGATGCCACCACTCCAGAGAACCGTACTCTAATTCTTCCACGATAACCTCACCTCCCAAAGGAAAGTGTAAACGAGGAGGAGAAAAAGCGAAAGGAGCCATATACCATGAAAAAAGGTTACCTATCGGTCAACACCGGCGACGGCAAGGGCAAGACTACCGCCGCCGTAGGACAGGCTCTAAGGGCCCTGGGGGCGGGATATTCGGTCTACGTCGGTCAATTTCTGAAGAGCGATCGCTCCGGCGAGATAAGAGTCCTTCGAGAAATCTCGTCCAAGGTCGCCACCGAGACCTACGGCATAGAGAGGAAGGTCGGATCGCCCGTGACGGAGCGAGACAGGGAGGCGGCGAAAGAGGGACTGACACGACTGAAAAAAGCGATCGACGACGGCTACGATCTGGTCGTAGCCGACGAGATACTGGTGGCGATGTCTTCTGGCCTGCTAGAGGAGTCGGAGCTGCTGGACCTCATGGAGTCGAAACCGGAATCGGTGGAACTCGTCATGACGGGAAGAGGGGCGACCCAGGCCATAATCGACAGGGCCGACGTAGTAACCGAGATGGTGGAGATCAAACACCATTATCGCTTGGGAGTACAGGCAAGAGAGGGTATAGAGAAATGATCACTCCGAGGATAGTCATCGCCGGGACTCACAGCGGAACAGGCAAGACCACGATTGTCATGGGAATCGCCGCGGCCCTCAAGGCCAGGGGGGTTTCGGTTCAGACCTTCAAAACCGGTCCGGATTATATCGACCCGGGATTCCACTCGGCAGCATCAGGAAGACCGTGCAGAAACCTGGACTCCATGCTTTTGGAGAAAGACCCTTTGCTGGAGCTTTTCCACCGTGGATCGGAGGGATCGGAGATATCCATCGTCGAGGGCGTGATGGGACTTTTCGACGGAGCAACGGGAGTGGACGACAGGGGAAGCGCAGCAAGCCTGGCCAGATTAAGCGATACTCCCGTTGTCCTGGTGGTGGACGCCAGGTCCATGGCCAGGAGCGCAGCCGCGGTCGTTCGAGGTTTCGCGTCCTTCGATCCCTATGTCTCAGTGAAGGGGGTTATTTTCAACAGGATAGGCAGTCCGAGACATTTCGAAATGGTAAAAGAGGCGGTAGAATCGACTACGGAAGTGAAGGTCCTGGGATATCTTCCCAGAGACGAGGCCCTGGCTCTTCCGGAAAGACATCTGGGACTCGTCCCAGCATGGGAGAGAGAGGATTTTCCCTCATATCTGGATCATCTGGCAGGGCTGGTGGAGGATAACGTGGATTTAGACGCCCTGCTGTCTCTGGCCCGAAAAGCCCGTCCCTTCCCATCCCACCGATCCGAACTGTTCCCCTACCCCTCAGTTCCCAAGAGGATCGATATAGCTGTGGCTATGGACAAGGCCTTCCATTTCTACTATCAGGACAACCTGGACATACTGACTCACATGGGGGCGAATCTAGTGCCTTTCAGCCCGATAGACGACGAAAAGATACCTCCAGAGGCATCGGCTCTCTACATCGGAGGAGGCTTCCCGGAATTATTCGCACCGGATCTGGAGACGAACCTGTCCATGAGAGAGGACGTAAAAAAGAAGGCCGAGGAGGGAATGCCGATACTCGCCGAGTGCGGAGGTCTGATGTATCTGGTGCAGGCCATAGAGACCCCCGAGGGTAAGGTCCACTCCATGGCGGGAGTCTTTCCAGGCCGAATGTCCATGGGCAAGAGGCTCAGGGCCCTGGGATACTGCGAAGGAGAGACCCTGACTGACACATTGCTGGGACCAAAGGGCAAAAGGATCCTCGGTCACGTGTTTCACTGGTCGTCCTACGAGGGGCCCGAC is a window of Dethiosulfovibrio faecalis DNA encoding:
- a CDS encoding helix-turn-helix domain-containing protein, which translates into the protein MTGDIFKVLVVEDEPLERKALSILLERMKDPLEIKSVGTAPEFEELCGTWDPDVVLLDIHIPGGDGLSSLKKLREDGFLGDVVLITAYDVFQYAQNAMGLGVKSFLVKPVTGERLQEEFDRVLRDVRERRLRTLEIDQLKTFIKNNRGSLALRMIQDLLRSGQVSDGMMDVMASLRLPPSRPCHLFGVISVASERGLGTDSLFLWDDFDKALGDEVVTVPWDGSLSFFLVTFEEALSDVDRWLSRFLEVILRNDAMANVAYGGLIDRLESIPSAVTRLEEALEESLLEGMGRAVMVENSVDDPPTPDYDFDLETVQQQSVEAFLNNRPDLLSSVKESLDVLISNSSPSDLNMVKFMVTGLLGQVCHVLLRLKCDAGAVTGWSRRQMLNLISIQTPMALTKALPEAFDQAWTVRESASDPTVIMVQQALHYIEANYDDVTLERVADAVHVSPSYLSRTFRRVLGDRFVDKVKSVRMDRAKALLSDGVSVRDVAISVGYGNIAYFSTIFKQSTGCSPSDYRKKN
- a CDS encoding cob(I)yrinic acid a,c-diamide adenosyltransferase; the encoded protein is MKKGYLSVNTGDGKGKTTAAVGQALRALGAGYSVYVGQFLKSDRSGEIRVLREISSKVATETYGIERKVGSPVTERDREAAKEGLTRLKKAIDDGYDLVVADEILVAMSSGLLEESELLDLMESKPESVELVMTGRGATQAIIDRADVVTEMVEIKHHYRLGVQAREGIEK
- a CDS encoding PocR ligand-binding domain-containing protein — translated: MEELEYGSLEWWHQTVNIGVLQEILDRFAQILNCGAVLTTALGVPITTPSNFTRFCRLMRSTEEGRRLCWESDAAGGRAGLEQGKVRIYRCHAGLIDMALPVVIEGRLAGVVLCGQVKLRHYTRQEVEELAGVGWQNLSNRDELVDLFMEAPVVPREVIDQGGELIKLVSSHVVELCERRLAEKKLLVKDLVLMREKCDKQSLERNLKISQIKALRHQLNPHFMFNTLNAIVRLAMFENAPETEALAYRFSQYLRYVLRRQAREELVPLAGEVECVEHFLSINKIRFSDRFDFDLHVDPGTRDVRVPFMILQPLVENAIVHGVEPSTDRCHLSVDASIEEGSLVVTVSDDGVGFDCSNFSPGVGVSNVMERLDLHYGKEGCLRWSSCPGDGSRFEVTMPLRRGEEMTG
- a CDS encoding cobyrinate a,c-diamide synthase gives rise to the protein MITPRIVIAGTHSGTGKTTIVMGIAAALKARGVSVQTFKTGPDYIDPGFHSAASGRPCRNLDSMLLEKDPLLELFHRGSEGSEISIVEGVMGLFDGATGVDDRGSAASLARLSDTPVVLVVDARSMARSAAAVVRGFASFDPYVSVKGVIFNRIGSPRHFEMVKEAVESTTEVKVLGYLPRDEALALPERHLGLVPAWEREDFPSYLDHLAGLVEDNVDLDALLSLARKARPFPSHRSELFPYPSVPKRIDIAVAMDKAFHFYYQDNLDILTHMGANLVPFSPIDDEKIPPEASALYIGGGFPELFAPDLETNLSMREDVKKKAEEGMPILAECGGLMYLVQAIETPEGKVHSMAGVFPGRMSMGKRLRALGYCEGETLTDTLLGPKGKRILGHVFHWSSYEGPDDAPIALRLSKGDSTTEEGLAKNNVLASYLHIHFGSDRTIPESFLETALRWQEKRA